AGTTTCATCTTTCACAAACGGCCATTGCGCTCTTTGCACTCGCCGGAGTTTCTGGCGCGATCGCCGCGCCATTTGCGGGCCGCTATGCCGATCGTGGCTTCAGCCGAAGCGTCACCGCCCTTGCGATGATCGGCGGGATCGTCGCCTTTTTACTGACTCGTCTGTTTGAGCCCGGATCCATGACGGCCCTAGCACTCTTGGTGATTGCGGCGATCCTGCTGGATGCAGGTGTGACGGCAAACTTGGTTCTTGGCCAGCGTGCGATCTTCTCACTCAGAGCAAAATACCGTAGCCGCATGAACGGTCTTTATATCGCCACCATCTTCATCGGCGGCGCGATGGGCTCTTACTTCGGCGCCTGGGCGTTCTCCCGTGGAGGCTGGCCGTTGACAGCTTTTGTTGGCTTGCTTTTTCCACTCAGCGCACTTGTTTATTATGGAACTGAATGGGTTACAGGATTCCAGAAGACATCCGCGGCCGTGAAAGCACGCCGCGTGTCCATCCCTGAAGCCTAGTGACTTGTACATCCCCCAACGGGCGCGCTATCATTGAAGAATGAAAATTGATCGCCTAGATCATCTTGTTTTAACGGTGAAAGATATCGACGCCACCTGTGAGTTTTATCAAAAAGCTCTCGGGATGGAAGTCGTTACCTTTAAAGGCACACGCAAAGCGCTTTCTTTCGGACAGCAAAAGATAAACCTCCACCAAGCCGGCAAAGAATTTGAACCAAAAGCAGAGCGCCCCACACCCGGCTCTGCGGATTTGTGTTTTATTACAACGACTCCGGTTCACGAAGCGCAAAAACATCTCGAATCTCAAGGCATTAAAATCATCGAAGGCCCGGTTGAAAGAACCGGCGCGACCGGCCCCATTTTATCGATCTATTTTCGCGATTCCGATTTAAATCTTATTGAAATTTCAAACAACGTGAAGACTGAGAAGTAGAAATATTATGAAACAAAAAATCACAGGCTTTCATGTCGATGTTGAAAATCACTGGGTGGCGGAGCTTGAATGCGGTCACAACCAACACATGCGCCATGATCCCCCGTGGATGGAAAGACCTTGGGTCCTGACACTCGAAGGACGGAATAGCCGCTTGGGTCACGTACTGAACTGTGTCCGCTGCGATGAGATGGCGGACAAAGCCGGCAAAGCCGTTCTCGAAGCCGCTCGCTCTGCTTTGATGGAGGCTTATGAAGACGGCGGCATGAGTGGCCTCTGCGCCGAAGGCCGCTGGGATTTAGCCCTGGATGCACTGAAGAAACTCGACCTTAAGACTGTACTAAACAAAGCGCTCAGTTCCGACGAAGACGCAGGCTCGAACAAGTCCTAGCAGAAATTTTCTTTTCGCTCTCAGTGGGACGCGCTAACATAAATCCATGACGACAAGATCTATTCGCTTTCAGCCAGATCCTTTAGACCACGCATTGATTGATTTTAATTTCGAGGGAAAAGATTTTTCTCCGACAGCCGTTGCCCTCATCCGCAATGAGTCCTACACCGGTTGTTCTTTGGTGATCAACACCAGTCAGACACTCACTCCAGGACAGAAAATCAAAGTCTCGGTCGGTCGCATCGGCGTTCTTCCCTGCAAGATTGTTTGGGGTAAAGAGCTTGAGCCTTCACTAATTCAAATCGGCGTGCAGTTCTTAGACTAAAAAAACTGGCCCCTTTAAATGTTGATGGAAAACTACTAGCTCCGAAGGTCTTCCTATATCCTGATACCCGAAGGGCAGCGCAGCTCATCGAGGCACTGCCTCGATCTCCGCTTCCTGACGGCCATCCAGGCATTTTAAATAGTTCGGATTTTATTTATAAGACTTAAATTGTGATAAAGCGCATAGAGCGCAAAATGCAGAGATAATCTCTCAGGCTTTTTCGTCGTACACCAAGTCCTACGAAATAACCGATTCATATTCGCTCGGGCCATGGCAAAGGAATGATTAAGGCTA
The sequence above is drawn from the Bdellovibrionales bacterium genome and encodes:
- a CDS encoding VOC family protein, coding for MKIDRLDHLVLTVKDIDATCEFYQKALGMEVVTFKGTRKALSFGQQKINLHQAGKEFEPKAERPTPGSADLCFITTTPVHEAQKHLESQGIKIIEGPVERTGATGPILSIYFRDSDLNLIEISNNVKTEK
- a CDS encoding DUF3565 domain-containing protein gives rise to the protein MKQKITGFHVDVENHWVAELECGHNQHMRHDPPWMERPWVLTLEGRNSRLGHVLNCVRCDEMADKAGKAVLEAARSALMEAYEDGGMSGLCAEGRWDLALDALKKLDLKTVLNKALSSDEDAGSNKS